From Neobacillus sp. PS2-9, the proteins below share one genomic window:
- a CDS encoding prepilin peptidase, translating to MITKIILLAILLISFYTDVKSRKILNIVTLPAILFAFVYYLSFQGLDGFLFSGKGFLVGLGLLILPYMLGGMGAGDVKLMASIGALMGTSFVFYSFIYTALIGGLIAVVLIVKQKGFVNMIKTFLFAIVFIRSNLGSIHLANGNQSSISFPYGIAIVLGTLCSLIWGGF from the coding sequence ATGATTACAAAAATAATACTTTTAGCAATATTATTAATCTCATTTTATACAGATGTAAAAAGTAGAAAGATATTAAACATTGTCACCTTGCCAGCAATCTTGTTTGCTTTTGTTTATTATTTATCTTTTCAAGGATTAGATGGATTCCTTTTTAGCGGAAAAGGATTTCTAGTAGGATTAGGGCTACTTATTCTTCCGTATATGTTAGGTGGAATGGGAGCAGGGGATGTAAAGCTAATGGCATCAATAGGAGCTTTAATGGGAACTAGCTTTGTTTTTTATTCTTTTATCTATACAGCATTAATTGGTGGATTAATTGCAGTTGTGCTGATTGTAAAACAAAAGGGTTTTGTAAATATGATTAAGACATTCCTCTTTGCAATTGTATTTATCCGAAGCAATCTAGGTTCCATTCACTTAGCTAATGGCAACCAATCAAGCATTTCCTTTCCGTATGGAATAGCCATAGTACTTGGAACACTTTGTTCACTAATCTGGGGTGGATTTTAA
- a CDS encoding AAA family ATPase, with protein sequence MSINWIYFSDTNTPPGEIKALLEKKQFQLTASNQVEKLHSLLVQNNQSVLFIKAHTLYNVYELCQEISVLYPHVYIILIVADNMENLKKAMLMGASDTLLSSYTDEELSEAIDHAKKYMEHRAKKDSMFHLKEKSRVMAVATPKGGVGRTLVTVNLAIAFARMGKKVAVIDGNLQFGEVAMYFNSKPKRTIYEWVKEASSRGTYSIEQYMTAVDGDVSILAAPPRPEFFEGISEEHMKEAVEAAKNLYDIVLIDLPVYLSEIHLRCLDLADDILLLASNDIAVLRLSQLYLETLETIQQKDKVKLILNRFEKGKGLELKKIEGIFEMPIYHLLPEQSNVAAASIKSGEPFMLSNSRSQIGKGVWKLAEKLSEQINPVVTETKKEKRWFLIGR encoded by the coding sequence ATGAGTATAAACTGGATTTATTTTTCTGATACCAATACTCCTCCTGGAGAAATTAAAGCACTATTGGAAAAAAAGCAATTTCAGTTAACAGCATCCAATCAGGTTGAAAAACTGCATTCCCTTCTAGTCCAAAATAACCAGTCGGTCCTATTTATTAAAGCCCATACACTATATAACGTGTATGAACTGTGTCAGGAAATCTCGGTCCTTTATCCGCACGTTTATATCATATTAATAGTGGCTGACAACATGGAAAATTTGAAAAAGGCCATGCTGATGGGAGCGTCCGATACCCTCCTATCTTCGTATACTGACGAAGAACTTAGTGAAGCGATTGATCATGCGAAGAAATATATGGAGCACCGCGCAAAAAAGGATTCCATGTTCCATTTAAAAGAAAAAAGTAGAGTCATGGCCGTTGCCACTCCCAAGGGTGGGGTTGGTAGAACACTAGTTACAGTCAATCTAGCGATTGCTTTTGCCAGAATGGGGAAAAAAGTGGCGGTCATTGATGGGAACCTGCAATTTGGTGAAGTGGCCATGTACTTTAATTCAAAACCCAAAAGAACGATTTATGAATGGGTAAAAGAAGCCTCTAGCCGTGGAACCTATTCTATTGAACAATATATGACGGCTGTTGATGGCGATGTATCCATCCTGGCAGCACCACCACGTCCCGAATTCTTTGAAGGTATTTCAGAGGAACATATGAAAGAAGCGGTTGAAGCAGCGAAGAATCTGTATGATATTGTCCTGATTGACTTGCCGGTATATCTTTCAGAAATTCATTTACGGTGTTTGGATTTGGCAGACGACATATTACTTCTGGCCAGCAATGATATCGCAGTTTTACGACTAAGCCAACTTTACCTTGAAACGCTTGAGACCATTCAGCAAAAAGACAAAGTAAAGCTGATTTTAAACCGATTCGAAAAAGGCAAGGGATTGGAACTTAAGAAAATTGAAGGTATCTTTGAAATGCCAATCTATCACCTTTTACCAGAACAATCAAATGTCGCGGCTGCCTCGATTAAATCCGGTGAGCCATTTATGCTTTCGAATTCTCGTAGTCAAATTGGTAAGGGAGTTTGGAAATTAGCAGAGAAACTCTCTGAACAAATCAATCCAGTCGTGACCGAAACAAAAAAGGAAAAACGTTGGTTTCTTATAGGTAGGTAA
- a CDS encoding DUF2085 domain-containing protein — translation MLHELLDFFGRAICHQLEERSLQISGETLSVCARDTGIYIGIFSSLTYLHFTKRKSKITIPTIKVSFFLLLLMVPMMVDGLGSYLHWFESDNIKRLVSGTSFGFVLPYFLYPLLSSRSLDNDSEPCVKGSRDWIVPLIVSAVLGVVVYWGMISYYIFDSFIILTVVIWLSLFTSRLFSSVSNYRIKSLFSILVSLGILSLLSLLHNVVLS, via the coding sequence TTGTTACACGAACTATTGGATTTCTTTGGAAGAGCCATCTGTCACCAATTAGAAGAAAGATCACTCCAAATTTCAGGAGAAACTCTTTCCGTTTGCGCCCGTGATACAGGTATTTATATTGGGATTTTTTCCTCACTTACGTATTTGCATTTCACTAAACGAAAATCAAAAATCACCATACCTACAATTAAAGTAAGCTTCTTTCTTCTATTATTAATGGTCCCCATGATGGTTGACGGCCTAGGCTCCTATCTGCATTGGTTTGAAAGTGACAATATCAAACGATTAGTGTCAGGCACCAGCTTTGGTTTTGTTTTGCCCTATTTTCTATATCCGTTGCTTTCGTCAAGGTCGCTTGATAATGATAGTGAGCCTTGTGTGAAGGGTAGCAGAGATTGGATTGTGCCACTGATTGTAAGTGCAGTTTTGGGCGTTGTAGTTTATTGGGGAATGATTTCATATTATATTTTTGATAGCTTTATCATTTTGACGGTGGTCATTTGGCTCAGTTTATTTACTTCAAGGCTTTTTTCATCCGTCTCCAACTATAGAATAAAATCCCTTTTTTCAATCCTAGTTAGCCTTGGGATCTTGTCGCTCCTTTCGTTACTTCACAATGTTGTCTTATCCTGA
- the cpaB gene encoding Flp pilus assembly protein CpaB has translation MNTKKIWMISLILGMTVACFAYFTILSKGNVTTASGTETGQEQQQKATDQSNQQAEEKKKADEEKKKSEREFKNYLVEVSKGKRAMSIKVDLEQGVSGYIAQNSNVDVIAYETTKDAEGKEFKSAVLVLENVKVLTSGKSSDNKEEALHYETVTLEVTPEEGIMLGLASKDKDGFYLMLRNTDDNESGKAGLKQTREVIKDDNGEGKDSK, from the coding sequence ATGAATACGAAAAAGATATGGATGATTTCATTAATACTTGGCATGACTGTTGCTTGCTTTGCTTATTTTACTATTTTATCAAAGGGAAACGTTACAACTGCTTCGGGAACAGAGACAGGACAGGAGCAGCAACAGAAAGCTACTGACCAATCCAATCAGCAAGCAGAAGAAAAGAAAAAAGCGGACGAGGAAAAGAAAAAGAGTGAAAGAGAATTTAAAAATTATCTTGTCGAGGTAAGCAAGGGGAAACGAGCGATGTCAATCAAGGTAGACCTCGAGCAGGGGGTATCGGGTTACATCGCACAAAATTCAAACGTAGATGTCATTGCTTATGAAACTACTAAAGATGCGGAAGGAAAGGAATTCAAATCTGCCGTCCTCGTGCTTGAAAATGTAAAAGTCTTAACCTCAGGCAAATCCTCAGATAACAAAGAAGAGGCCCTTCATTACGAAACCGTTACTTTAGAGGTGACACCTGAAGAAGGGATCATGCTTGGCCTAGCATCAAAGGATAAGGATGGATTTTACCTCATGCTCCGAAATACCGATGATAATGAGAGTGGTAAAGCAGGGTTAAAACAAACAAGAGAAGTGATTAAAGATGACAATGGGGAGGGTAAAGATTCGAAATGA
- a CDS encoding type II secretion system F family protein, translating into MILIMELTAIFLITSALIFIFLKSYSNKKRISHRLDKFLPTPSLENSHSIKEKGQPLFQHFFLSISLLFKDVQFSERTENILLEAGSKLKPEEFFALRLLSASGLGGVTLILGLSWYLVAIPIIMGFVIPKFLMQKKRKKRLHVSSLQLIDILGMMANSMRAGFSFMQAMQLVGKEVPAPLGPEFDRVVRQVALGMPMEEVFEELVKRVPNKELEVVVRAILAQRKSGGNLAELLETMEETIRGRVRILEELNTLTAQGKMSSWIITLLPVGLGLYLSLVNREYFGPMLEHPLGWAMLFICGVSIMIGWIFIQKIIRIEV; encoded by the coding sequence TTGATACTAATAATGGAACTAACTGCCATTTTTTTAATAACAAGTGCATTGATCTTCATTTTCTTAAAAAGCTATTCAAATAAGAAAAGAATCTCGCACCGTCTAGATAAGTTTTTGCCAACTCCTTCCTTGGAAAACTCTCACAGCATAAAAGAAAAAGGACAACCTCTATTCCAGCATTTTTTTCTATCGATTAGCTTACTGTTTAAGGATGTTCAATTTAGTGAAAGGACAGAGAATATCTTACTTGAGGCAGGGAGCAAATTAAAACCCGAGGAATTTTTTGCTCTTCGATTATTGTCAGCATCAGGTTTAGGAGGCGTGACTCTTATTTTAGGGCTGTCATGGTATCTCGTTGCTATACCGATTATCATGGGGTTTGTTATTCCTAAATTCCTCATGCAGAAAAAAAGAAAAAAAAGACTACATGTATCATCCCTCCAGTTAATTGATATTTTAGGGATGATGGCGAATTCAATGAGGGCGGGATTTAGTTTTATGCAGGCCATGCAACTGGTCGGAAAAGAAGTTCCAGCCCCACTTGGTCCTGAGTTTGATCGAGTTGTTCGACAGGTAGCACTAGGGATGCCAATGGAAGAGGTCTTTGAAGAATTAGTCAAGAGGGTCCCGAATAAAGAACTTGAAGTAGTGGTACGTGCCATTCTAGCACAAAGAAAAAGTGGAGGGAACCTGGCTGAGCTTCTCGAAACGATGGAGGAAACTATTAGAGGCAGGGTCAGAATTTTAGAAGAGTTAAACACACTGACCGCACAAGGGAAAATGTCATCATGGATTATTACACTACTCCCAGTTGGGTTAGGCTTATATTTATCATTAGTGAACAGAGAATATTTTGGCCCCATGCTTGAGCACCCACTTGGCTGGGCAATGCTCTTTATCTGCGGGGTTTCTATAATGATTGGCTGGATATTTATTCAAAAGATTATCCGAATAGAGGTGTGA
- a CDS encoding polysaccharide deacetylase family protein: MGDQKQGWTKGTLVIVIFAIGFLFAGVFVNNYFKAKAASKPITQEKNEFMNHPGQTSETIVQNTNDLRIEKEMIHKKQEEAMVGRNKQEREATKAPEKTTTDTATTQPSTQPTTPKDQEKTKPPSTETKPANAQPAAASKKTIYLTFDDGPAAFSGEIIALLEKFHYKATFFMIDGNIRRYPNAVKLMVQSGETVALHSVSHNQKVFYASATSVINELTQNRNTLKEVSGVDSYIMRTPYGSVPGMTAEYRKAVTDNGYLMWDWNIDSKDWYYKDARYVESVKQQLTKLANHNGPIVILMHERKETLMHLPALLDYLSKQGYEGKAIDSSMTPVQFTVR; the protein is encoded by the coding sequence ATGGGGGATCAAAAGCAAGGATGGACCAAAGGGACATTAGTTATTGTCATTTTTGCAATTGGGTTCTTGTTTGCAGGGGTATTTGTGAACAACTATTTTAAGGCAAAAGCCGCCAGTAAACCTATTACTCAAGAAAAAAATGAATTTATGAATCATCCTGGTCAAACCTCAGAAACTATTGTTCAGAATACCAATGATTTACGGATTGAGAAAGAAATGATTCACAAGAAACAAGAGGAAGCGATGGTTGGGAGAAATAAACAAGAGCGAGAGGCAACTAAGGCTCCGGAAAAAACAACTACTGATACTGCCACTACACAGCCTTCAACACAGCCTACAACACCAAAGGACCAAGAAAAAACAAAACCGCCATCAACGGAAACGAAACCAGCTAATGCACAGCCAGCGGCAGCAAGTAAGAAAACGATATACTTAACATTCGATGATGGCCCAGCTGCGTTTTCTGGGGAAATTATCGCGCTTTTAGAAAAATTTCACTACAAAGCGACCTTCTTTATGATTGACGGCAATATAAGAAGATATCCAAACGCGGTAAAATTGATGGTCCAATCTGGAGAGACAGTGGCACTTCATAGTGTCTCCCACAATCAAAAGGTTTTCTATGCATCTGCCACATCTGTAATCAATGAATTAACCCAAAACCGAAATACTCTAAAAGAAGTTTCGGGGGTCGATTCGTATATTATGAGAACACCTTATGGTAGTGTACCAGGCATGACTGCAGAGTACCGTAAAGCGGTTACCGATAATGGCTACTTAATGTGGGATTGGAATATTGACAGCAAAGATTGGTATTATAAAGATGCACGCTATGTGGAGAGTGTCAAACAACAATTAACAAAGTTAGCTAACCATAATGGTCCGATTGTCATTCTTATGCATGAAAGAAAGGAAACGCTTATGCATTTACCGGCTTTACTTGACTATTTGAGTAAACAGGGATACGAAGGTAAAGCGATCGATAGCTCTATGACGCCGGTTCAATTTACGGTAAGATAG
- a CDS encoding AI-2E family transporter yields the protein MINKILNSSGFKRISIFVLIALVLYAMQSMINLILLTFIFTFLMDRLVQFIERKIPLNRKLIVVTSYACIVGLLSYGLVMYLPMIAGEITALIKQLTAFYTSKHDNIFLNYVVKRIEEIQISSYLEQGFQFVLKYFTDISKITLQVLLALLMSLFFLLEKPRLIEFTKKFKTSKIAPFYAEIEFFAKKFVRTFGKVIEAQLIIAVVNCTLTTISLWLLDFPQLGGLSIMIFILGLIPVAGVIISLIPLVIIAYSIGGMMKVLYVGIAIMIIHGVEAYILNPNLMSSKTNLPVFYTFIVLIFSEHFFGIWGLIIGIPVFVFLLDVLEVTETKKT from the coding sequence ATGATAAATAAAATTTTGAACAGCAGTGGTTTTAAGAGAATATCAATTTTTGTCCTAATTGCACTCGTTTTGTATGCGATGCAATCGATGATTAATTTAATCTTACTTACGTTTATTTTCACCTTTCTAATGGATAGATTAGTGCAATTCATTGAGAGAAAAATACCTCTCAATCGCAAATTGATTGTGGTTACATCGTATGCATGTATTGTCGGATTGCTATCCTATGGATTGGTGATGTACCTGCCAATGATTGCCGGTGAGATTACGGCGTTAATTAAGCAGCTAACCGCTTTTTACACATCAAAGCATGATAATATCTTTTTAAATTATGTAGTCAAGCGAATTGAAGAAATTCAGATTTCTAGTTATCTGGAACAAGGCTTTCAGTTTGTATTAAAATATTTTACTGATATTAGTAAAATTACGTTACAAGTGTTATTAGCTTTATTAATGAGTTTATTTTTCTTATTAGAAAAACCACGCTTAATCGAATTTACGAAGAAATTCAAGACGAGTAAAATTGCACCGTTTTATGCGGAAATTGAATTCTTCGCTAAGAAATTTGTTCGTACTTTTGGTAAAGTAATTGAGGCACAATTAATTATTGCCGTGGTTAACTGTACTTTAACGACGATTTCCCTATGGCTGCTTGATTTTCCGCAATTAGGCGGATTGTCCATTATGATTTTCATATTGGGATTAATCCCTGTGGCAGGTGTCATTATTTCACTTATACCACTTGTCATTATTGCCTACAGTATAGGCGGTATGATGAAGGTACTGTATGTAGGTATTGCCATTATGATCATTCATGGTGTGGAAGCTTATATCTTAAATCCTAATTTAATGAGTTCAAAAACGAATCTTCCTGTTTTCTATACATTCATTGTGCTAATTTTTTCAGAACACTTTTTTGGAATATGGGGACTGATTATCGGGATTCCGGTGTTTGTTTTCCTTTTGGATGTATTAGAAGTGACGGAGACGAAGAAAACGTAA
- a CDS encoding Flp family type IVb pilin yields MLKKIKGLVVQEEGQALTEYGLILALVAVVVAGSLILLKNELVTVFGKITDKLK; encoded by the coding sequence ATGTTGAAAAAAATTAAGGGATTAGTAGTACAAGAAGAAGGCCAGGCATTAACTGAGTATGGATTAATTCTTGCATTAGTTGCAGTTGTTGTAGCGGGATCACTGATATTGTTAAAAAATGAGCTAGTAACTGTGTTTGGGAAAATCACTGATAAATTAAAGTGA
- a CDS encoding type II secretion system F family protein: MQEMILILLSGAFLTFLLAGILFSVFKKQLAFNERVGKFFEEPKGKEKMEHSENLKESKLKLRFQRYWDMGTNWLNKKVSKTERKRIDSTLRDAGYPFKTAIDFRLFQFVLSAALALPFILFILPIADNKMITWILAITMGLLGFRLPVFLLGKKKTARIKEINKSMPDFFDTVNLLLEAGMGLDLAIAEVSKNNKGPLSEEFLHTLEDMKLGKSRREAFYDLRKRVPSDSFQTIITSLIQADQLGIGMAKVLGNLTIRVREQRREAAREQAMKAPVKMLFPMVFFIFPALFIIILGPLVITLVTKGFGG, encoded by the coding sequence ATGCAGGAAATGATTCTTATTTTATTATCAGGAGCCTTCCTCACTTTTCTACTTGCTGGCATACTATTTTCTGTATTCAAAAAACAGCTCGCTTTTAATGAGCGTGTAGGCAAATTTTTTGAAGAACCTAAAGGAAAAGAAAAAATGGAGCATTCTGAGAATCTGAAGGAAAGTAAATTAAAACTAAGATTTCAAAGATATTGGGATATGGGGACAAATTGGTTAAATAAAAAAGTGTCAAAAACAGAAAGAAAAAGAATAGATAGCACCCTTCGTGATGCAGGCTATCCATTTAAAACGGCTATTGATTTTAGATTATTTCAATTTGTACTAAGTGCAGCTCTTGCTCTTCCTTTTATTCTTTTCATTCTGCCTATAGCTGATAACAAGATGATAACTTGGATATTGGCCATTACCATGGGTTTGCTAGGCTTCCGCTTGCCTGTATTTTTACTTGGAAAAAAGAAGACGGCAAGAATAAAGGAGATTAATAAGTCGATGCCTGATTTTTTCGATACGGTTAACCTATTACTTGAGGCAGGAATGGGGCTGGATTTAGCAATTGCTGAAGTGTCTAAAAACAATAAGGGCCCTCTTTCAGAGGAGTTTCTACATACATTGGAGGATATGAAGCTAGGAAAATCAAGAAGAGAAGCTTTTTATGATTTACGCAAAAGAGTACCTTCTGATTCGTTTCAAACGATTATCACTTCATTAATTCAGGCGGATCAACTGGGAATTGGTATGGCTAAGGTGTTAGGGAATCTCACGATCCGTGTACGAGAACAGCGTCGTGAAGCAGCCCGTGAACAAGCCATGAAAGCCCCTGTAAAAATGCTTTTTCCAATGGTGTTTTTCATTTTTCCAGCCTTATTTATCATCATATTAGGTCCGTTAGTCATTACTTTGGTCACAAAGGGATTCGGTGGATAA
- a CDS encoding DUF192 domain-containing protein produces the protein MEQVTRTIPYSINLADSFFKRLKGLMFRKEVLMDEGLWIIPCNSIHMCFMNFEIDAIFLSKEGQIVKMIEKLKPWQIVKPINHAYSVVELPAGDVSKLGLKKGEIIMLK, from the coding sequence ATGGAACAAGTAACGAGGACCATTCCCTATTCTATTAACCTTGCTGATTCATTTTTTAAAAGATTAAAAGGATTAATGTTTCGGAAGGAGGTACTGATGGACGAGGGTTTATGGATCATTCCCTGTAATTCCATACACATGTGCTTTATGAACTTTGAAATTGATGCCATTTTTCTTAGTAAAGAGGGACAAATTGTTAAAATGATTGAAAAGCTCAAGCCATGGCAAATTGTTAAACCAATCAACCATGCCTACTCAGTAGTGGAACTTCCAGCTGGTGATGTATCAAAGTTAGGATTAAAAAAAGGTGAAATAATTATGCTTAAATAA
- a CDS encoding TadE/TadG family type IV pilus assembly protein produces MKSENGQSLVEFALVLPLIVLLLFGIIDFSRIFHVYLTMDHAGREAARAASIGNDVSEIKNTAVNDATSIGLTADRVAISGTRNSGTNVTITITYPITFLTPVIGEIVGSLTLKDTTTMRVE; encoded by the coding sequence ATGAAGTCTGAAAATGGTCAATCACTAGTTGAATTTGCACTAGTTCTCCCTTTGATAGTTTTATTACTGTTTGGAATTATTGACTTTTCAAGAATTTTTCATGTTTACCTGACAATGGATCATGCAGGAAGAGAAGCTGCCCGGGCAGCCAGTATTGGAAACGATGTTTCAGAGATAAAAAATACCGCTGTAAACGATGCGACAAGTATCGGTTTAACAGCAGATAGGGTAGCCATTTCTGGTACTCGGAATTCTGGTACCAATGTAACGATAACCATTACCTATCCAATCACATTTCTAACCCCAGTAATTGGAGAAATCGTTGGATCCTTAACCTTAAAGGACACCACAACAATGAGGGTGGAGTAA
- a CDS encoding Tad domain-containing protein, translated as MKKIIRLLNLNDESGSALVIVAISLVALLGFTALVIDGGRLYVEKSKLQNALDAAVLAGAQGLKKSETQAITNAKDVAAKNGFSITESNLTITGDSIKATKLVNVPLTFARVIGKNDTDVKATAKAIVGHVRMAKGVAPIAVEESHIPNGKELTCFEKNKGNCGFLALDGRGASSLEEAIRNGSVYTVGETVLTEPGVTWGPTSKAINDLIASDASKPQCQDPKTADNQCNRVINIVVIDTWDGANGRDELNVTGFASYWLEGFDDKTLKGQFLTRLQPGEISDTGVGTLYSVKLVE; from the coding sequence ATGAAAAAAATAATTAGGTTGTTGAATTTGAATGATGAAAGCGGGTCAGCATTGGTAATAGTGGCCATTTCCTTGGTTGCTCTTCTAGGCTTTACTGCTTTAGTAATAGATGGTGGAAGACTTTATGTTGAAAAAAGCAAGTTGCAGAATGCTCTAGATGCAGCAGTATTAGCAGGGGCCCAAGGCTTAAAGAAGAGTGAGACGCAAGCAATTACAAACGCTAAAGATGTCGCTGCAAAAAACGGTTTTTCAATTACAGAAAGTAATCTCACTATAACAGGTGACAGCATAAAGGCAACAAAACTTGTAAATGTACCGCTTACTTTTGCAAGGGTAATAGGAAAAAATGATACAGATGTTAAGGCAACTGCTAAGGCGATTGTTGGACATGTACGGATGGCAAAAGGAGTGGCTCCGATAGCAGTAGAAGAAAGTCATATTCCAAATGGCAAGGAGCTAACCTGCTTTGAGAAGAACAAGGGGAACTGTGGTTTTCTAGCTCTAGATGGAAGAGGTGCATCTAGCCTAGAGGAAGCGATTAGAAATGGAAGTGTTTATACTGTTGGCGAAACAGTTTTAACCGAACCTGGAGTAACGTGGGGACCCACCAGTAAAGCAATCAATGATTTGATTGCTAGTGATGCAAGCAAACCACAGTGTCAGGACCCAAAAACTGCCGATAATCAGTGCAACAGAGTAATAAACATTGTAGTCATTGACACTTGGGATGGAGCAAATGGACGAGACGAATTAAATGTAACCGGATTTGCATCCTATTGGCTTGAGGGATTTGACGACAAAACACTCAAAGGTCAATTCCTGACTAGACTTCAACCAGGAGAGATTAGTGATACAGGCGTTGGCACCTTATATAGTGTCAAACTAGTAGAATGA
- a CDS encoding helix-turn-helix transcriptional regulator translates to MDGKRLKQLRLGKGFSLTKLSECTGISKSYLSLIERNIQRNPSLEILNKLATLLEVDMEELVKKEDSESTNSTKGKYSVKSILKVEIELSEEQLSPQKLKQIKELIHVISEC, encoded by the coding sequence ATGGACGGAAAAAGACTCAAACAGTTGAGACTGGGAAAAGGATTTTCATTAACAAAGCTTAGTGAATGTACGGGTATATCAAAGTCTTATTTAAGTTTGATTGAACGTAATATTCAAAGGAATCCTAGCTTAGAAATATTAAATAAGCTTGCAACCCTTTTGGAAGTAGATATGGAAGAGCTAGTGAAAAAAGAAGATAGTGAATCAACTAATAGTACTAAAGGGAAATATTCTGTTAAGAGTATCTTAAAAGTAGAAATTGAACTGTCGGAGGAGCAACTGAGTCCTCAGAAATTAAAACAGATAAAAGAATTAATCCATGTGATAAGTGAGTGTTAA
- a CDS encoding CpaF family protein, which produces MSLFERFKEESVKGQGNKSIATDTLEFSVLKRSQEFWKLEADLHDFLLEELKKYPGQNREQETLKIEELGQAFFEQEGGRLTFEEKQEILNYVKDELMAYGPITPLLENPTISEVMVNSYDEIYYEKNGRIIRSNVHFVDNHHVMRVLERIVSPIGRRIDESSPMVDARLPNGSRVNAIIPPLALKGPSLTIRKFSDIPFKIKDLVHFGTLNKDMAEFLNVCVKSKLNIFISGGTGSGKTSTLNVLSSFIPNNERIVTIEDAAELKLNQEHIVALESRPPNIEGKGQITIRDLVRNSLRMRPDRIVVGEVRGAEALDMLQAMNTGHDGSLSTGHANSPRDILSRLETMVLMAGFDLPVKAIREQIANAIDLIVHQSRLKDGSRKITHITEVLGMEGDTIILQDIYLYKETGLSHDGKIEGKFISTGIRPKFTEQLELNGYSMPASWFVREW; this is translated from the coding sequence TTGTCACTGTTTGAACGATTTAAAGAGGAATCGGTTAAAGGACAGGGGAACAAAAGCATAGCAACAGATACACTGGAATTTTCGGTGCTTAAGAGATCACAAGAATTTTGGAAGCTTGAAGCAGATCTTCACGATTTCCTCTTAGAAGAGTTAAAGAAATACCCCGGACAAAATAGAGAACAAGAAACATTAAAAATAGAAGAACTAGGGCAGGCTTTCTTTGAGCAAGAGGGCGGCAGACTGACATTTGAAGAAAAACAAGAAATTTTGAATTACGTCAAAGACGAGCTAATGGCCTACGGTCCCATTACACCTTTATTAGAAAACCCAACGATTAGTGAGGTTATGGTTAATAGCTATGACGAAATTTATTATGAAAAAAATGGACGGATTATTAGAAGCAATGTTCATTTCGTTGATAATCATCATGTGATGCGTGTCCTAGAGAGGATTGTTTCCCCGATTGGCAGGAGGATCGATGAGAGTTCTCCCATGGTAGATGCGCGTCTGCCGAATGGATCGCGTGTCAATGCCATCATTCCTCCTCTGGCGTTAAAAGGACCTAGTTTAACAATCAGGAAATTCTCTGATATTCCTTTTAAAATTAAGGATCTTGTTCATTTCGGAACCTTAAATAAAGACATGGCGGAATTCCTTAATGTATGTGTAAAATCCAAACTCAATATTTTTATCAGTGGTGGGACAGGGTCAGGAAAAACCTCTACATTAAATGTCTTATCATCTTTTATTCCTAACAATGAACGGATTGTTACGATTGAAGATGCTGCAGAACTAAAACTCAATCAGGAGCACATTGTGGCATTAGAATCTCGTCCGCCAAATATTGAGGGCAAAGGGCAAATCACGATTCGGGATTTAGTTCGAAATTCACTACGTATGCGTCCTGACCGTATAGTAGTTGGTGAGGTCCGTGGTGCCGAAGCCTTGGATATGCTCCAAGCCATGAATACCGGACATGACGGCAGCTTAAGTACCGGTCACGCCAACTCGCCGAGAGATATTTTATCCCGTCTGGAAACGATGGTCTTGATGGCTGGGTTTGACCTGCCAGTAAAGGCTATTCGAGAACAGATTGCGAATGCGATTGATTTAATTGTTCATCAATCGAGATTGAAGGATGGCTCTCGAAAAATTACACATATCACCGAAGTACTGGGGATGGAGGGTGATACCATTATTCTCCAGGATATCTATTTATATAAAGAGACTGGGCTTTCTCATGACGGGAAAATCGAAGGGAAATTTATTTCTACAGGTATCCGGCCAAAATTTACAGAGCAGCTTGAATTAAATGGCTATTCAATGCCTGCTTCATGGTTTGTGAGGGAGTGGTAA